The sequence below is a genomic window from Parcubacteria group bacterium.
TCGTGCTTTCTGGCAATACGCGCAACTTAATAAATTTATTAAATAATTTACAAAATAAAAGGTCGACGTAACATTTATGTAGCTGTCCGCCTTCGCATAAAGCTTCGGCGGATGCTCATAATTGTTGCTAAAATTTTAAGAAAATTTTAGACAATTATGGCAGACAAATATAATAAAATTATAGAAGAAGTAGAAAAACTTACCGCTCTTGAGCTTTCAGAGCTTGTTAAGGCGCTTGAAGAGAAATTCGGCGTTAGCGCTTCGGCTCCGACGTACGCCGCAGGCGTAGTCGGAGCTCCGACCTCGCCAGAGGCGAGCGTCGGAGAAGAAAAAACCGCGTTTGATGTTGTGTTAAAGGGAGCAGGCGATCAAAAAATAGCTGTTATTAAGATTGTTCGCGAAGTAACCAACAAAGGTCTTCAGGAAGCTAAACAGCTTGTGGATGCCGCTCCGCAAACAGTTAAAAGCGGCGTATCCAAGGTTGAAGCTGATGAACTAAAAATAAAACTAGAGGCCGCCGGAGCTGTTGTAGAATTAAAGTAAAAAGTTTCTACATTACTTAAAACAAAACGCGCCGTTGAAAACCGGCGCGTTTTGTTTTATTATAAGCACATGAAATTTTTATCTGAACCATCTCTTGACGCTATTTTTGACTCTCAAATAAGGGCGAGGATTTTAAAGTTATTTTTGTATAGTCCCGATAAAAATTTTGATTTTGAGACAATTAAAAAAATGCTTAACACAGATTCTACTGTAATTAATAGGCAGTTTAAAAGTTTATTAGCAGTAAAATTTATAACCGCCAAAAATGTTGGCGGAAAGCAGTTTTTTAAAGTTAATGGAAGTTTTGATTTTTATGACGAGCTGAAAGAATTAATTACTAAAGCCAGCCCGGCCTCAAAAGAAAAAATGCTTGAGCGGTTGAGAAGACTCGGGAAAATAAAATTAGCGGTAATTTCCGGAATTTTTATAAATTCCGACACATCAAGAGCTGATTTGCTAGTAGTGGGAGATGGAATTAAACAGTCAAAATTCAATAACTTTTTAAAAGATTTGGAAGCCGAAGTCGGCAAGGAAATAAATTACGCCCTGATGACAACGAAAGAATTTAAATATCGCTACGACATGTACGATCGGTTCGTTCACGACTTATTGGACTTTAAGCATGAAAAGTTAATTAATAAACTGAAAGTTTAGGGCATTTAGCTCAGTGGTAGAGCGTTGCATTCACATTGCAAAGGTCGCAGGTTCGATACCTGCAATGCCCACAAAAAAATTTTAAGTTATCCACAATTAGGCCTCTTGCGGGTCTTTTTTATTTGTATTAAGATTAAATTACTTAGTGGGAGATTGTGGGTAAGTTTGTGGATAAGTATGCTAATCTGTGCATAACTTTATAGATGTCCGACATCTATAAAGTTAATAATTTATATGC
It includes:
- the rplL gene encoding 50S ribosomal protein L7/L12, which encodes MADKYNKIIEEVEKLTALELSELVKALEEKFGVSASAPTYAAGVVGAPTSPEASVGEEKTAFDVVLKGAGDQKIAVIKIVREVTNKGLQEAKQLVDAAPQTVKSGVSKVEADELKIKLEAAGAVVELK